From a region of the uncultured Desulfovibrio sp. genome:
- a CDS encoding MarR family winged helix-turn-helix transcriptional regulator, with protein sequence MAFENSGGKPVVFPSQFQGEAGASPGLLFIRAYNRWHGIIRRALAKCGLTHPQFVFLACTGYLAQNEEYVTQSMVANLADMDLMTISQLAVLLEKKGLILRTTHPQDSRAKSVSLSDEGQLRLSNSLPTVEVIDKEFFGALGSGQKDFVQMLRVLSAVTDGNIPGIEPDVIPK encoded by the coding sequence ATGGCGTTTGAAAATTCTGGCGGAAAGCCTGTAGTTTTTCCTTCACAGTTTCAGGGGGAGGCTGGAGCCTCCCCTGGTTTGCTTTTTATACGGGCATATAATCGCTGGCACGGTATTATCCGAAGAGCGCTCGCCAAGTGCGGCCTCACGCACCCTCAGTTCGTTTTTCTGGCCTGTACCGGCTATCTGGCGCAAAATGAGGAGTACGTGACCCAGAGCATGGTGGCAAACCTTGCCGATATGGATTTGATGACGATTTCACAGCTTGCGGTATTGTTGGAAAAAAAGGGGTTGATTCTGCGCACGACACACCCGCAGGACAGCCGCGCCAAGTCTGTGAGCCTTTCAGATGAGGGGCAACTCCGGCTGAGCAACAGCCTGCCAACGGTCGAGGTTATAGATAAGGAATTTTTTGGGGCCCTGGGGAGCGGGCAGAAAGATTTTGTGCAGATGCTCCGTGTTCTTTCAGCCGTAACCGATGGGAACATCCCTGGCATTGAACCTGACGTTATTCCCAAATAA
- a CDS encoding SRPBCC family protein has translation MLKMSLELPVNATPENIWRVYSEFSLRRQWETDLESYELDGPFAEGVGGTMQLEGMPPIRFVFTEVQTNKSFRDAVDLGGMGRLEFGHEISERDGRRFVEHSISLLPKYCEITNENYAFFQKVTGDMTDVLWRLKILAESL, from the coding sequence ATGCTCAAGATGTCACTTGAATTGCCGGTAAACGCCACGCCGGAAAATATTTGGAGAGTCTACAGCGAATTTTCACTTCGAAGACAATGGGAAACAGATCTGGAATCGTATGAGCTTGACGGGCCATTTGCCGAGGGTGTGGGCGGTACCATGCAGCTAGAAGGCATGCCGCCGATCCGATTTGTTTTTACAGAGGTGCAGACCAACAAGAGTTTTCGGGATGCCGTTGACCTTGGGGGGATGGGACGGCTAGAGTTCGGGCATGAAATTTCAGAGCGCGATGGGCGACGCTTTGTGGAACATTCCATCTCGCTTCTGCCAAAATATTGTGAAATAACAAACGAAAATTATGCATTTTTCCAAAAAGTCACTGGGGATATGACGGATGTGTTATGGCGTTTGAAAATTCTGGCGGAAAGCCTGTAG
- the moaA gene encoding GTP 3',8-cyclase MoaA: protein MQACVNPFAPLGNCAAPGEELAPLAHPAPLCDGHGRVVRYLRLSVTDRCNLRCAYCRSEINQKFIPHPKVLRYEEMARLVGMMAALGVSKVRLTGGEPFARKGCDELLHLLHTRYPSLDLRLTTNGTLLEPHIPLLRSVGVSAVNLSLDSFDRETFARVTGRDLLPAVLASLDGLLQAGIRVKINAVAMRGVNDGQMDDFVHAVRTMPVDLRFIEFMPMGSGTLWGPETFWSAGDIRAEAERRVRLDPVQDSSAEAGPAKMFAVQGGKGRMGFITAVSCHFCGTCNRLRLTSDGNLRTCLFDDREYHLRGLLRNPRFDDGHLARVVRLACAGKPIGADLLKARKKGSAVADKQMVGIGG, encoded by the coding sequence ATGCAAGCATGTGTAAATCCATTTGCCCCTCTTGGCAACTGTGCCGCCCCCGGAGAAGAACTCGCGCCACTGGCGCATCCTGCCCCTCTGTGTGATGGGCACGGCCGCGTGGTGCGGTATCTGCGCCTTTCTGTCACTGACCGCTGCAATCTGCGCTGCGCCTATTGCCGCAGCGAGATAAACCAGAAGTTCATTCCGCACCCCAAGGTGCTGCGCTATGAAGAAATGGCGCGCCTTGTGGGCATGATGGCCGCGCTGGGCGTTTCCAAGGTGCGGCTTACCGGGGGCGAACCCTTTGCCCGCAAGGGCTGCGACGAACTGCTGCATCTGCTGCATACGCGCTACCCATCCCTTGATTTGCGCCTGACCACCAACGGCACACTGCTTGAGCCGCACATTCCGCTGCTGCGCTCTGTGGGCGTGAGCGCCGTCAATCTTTCCCTCGACAGCTTTGACCGCGAAACCTTTGCCAGAGTGACCGGGCGCGATCTGCTGCCCGCTGTTCTCGCCTCGCTGGACGGGCTGCTGCAAGCGGGCATTCGCGTAAAAATCAACGCTGTCGCCATGCGCGGCGTCAATGACGGGCAGATGGACGATTTTGTTCATGCCGTGCGTACCATGCCCGTTGATCTGCGATTTATCGAATTTATGCCCATGGGCAGCGGCACCCTCTGGGGGCCGGAGACGTTCTGGTCTGCCGGAGACATCCGGGCCGAAGCCGAGCGACGTGTGCGCCTTGATCCCGTGCAGGACAGCAGCGCGGAGGCTGGCCCCGCCAAGATGTTTGCTGTGCAGGGTGGCAAGGGCCGCATGGGATTTATCACCGCTGTATCCTGTCATTTCTGCGGCACGTGCAACAGGCTGCGGCTCACCAGCGACGGCAACCTGCGCACATGCCTGTTTGACGACAGGGAATATCACTTGCGGGGGCTTCTGCGTAATCCGCGTTTTGATGACGGGCATCTGGCCCGCGTGGTCCGCCTGGCCTGTGCTGGCAAACCCATTGGGGCCGATCTGCTCAAGGCCCGCAAAAAAGGCTCCGCCGTGGCAGACAAACAGATGGTGGGCATTGGCGGTTAA
- a CDS encoding DUF5334 domain-containing protein, with amino-acid sequence MKHLLFGAALLGCLCMTVPALAWDGFDADSADLVEVIPDRVPSKGDTVDVRNYDKDATETCLVESVARNARTVELVVRTPAGVARTLVMEGR; translated from the coding sequence ATGAAACACCTGCTATTCGGAGCCGCCCTGCTGGGCTGCCTTTGCATGACCGTTCCCGCGCTGGCCTGGGACGGCTTTGACGCCGATTCCGCCGACCTTGTCGAGGTCATCCCCGACCGCGTTCCCTCCAAGGGCGACACGGTGGATGTGCGCAACTATGACAAGGACGCCACGGAAACCTGCCTCGTTGAATCGGTTGCCCGCAATGCCCGCACTGTAGAACTTGTGGTGCGCACTCCTGCCGGAGTAGCCCGCACCCTTGTGATGGAAGGCCGTTAG
- the miaB gene encoding tRNA (N6-isopentenyl adenosine(37)-C2)-methylthiotransferase MiaB, with translation MIEKTYHIITFGCQMNVHDSHWLGRALGARGFFEAPLEDAQVVVVNTCSVREKPEQKVMSTLGRIRQVSGGNPAVLVCVAGCVAQQLGESIFEKESQVRLVAGSDGIGNAPQAIERLLENPAQRLSLLDFTSQYVEREGTTEPGVVSGSVAYANIMQGCDNFCAYCIVPFTRGRQKSRSSTAILDECKALIDNGAREITLLGQNVNAFGQDKSGDGTSFAALLRKVAALPGLERLRYVTPHPKDMGPEDIAAFAELPQLCPRLHLPMQAGSDAVLTRMKRRYDSGAFLDLVERLRAARPDLALSTDLIVGFPGESEQDFQDTLQMMRASNFMSSFSFCYSDRPGTRASLFPDKIPADVAQDRLLRLQALQDELGARWLQQRVGGETTLLIENRSPKEGQGPEPSWQGRDPYGAPVHVELPPQVDHTGRMVRVRITEAKKHSLMAQRLGEPW, from the coding sequence ATGATTGAAAAGACCTACCACATCATCACTTTTGGCTGTCAGATGAACGTGCACGACTCCCACTGGCTGGGGCGTGCGCTCGGCGCGCGCGGTTTTTTTGAAGCGCCGCTTGAAGACGCGCAGGTGGTGGTGGTCAATACCTGTTCCGTGCGTGAAAAGCCGGAACAAAAGGTTATGAGCACGCTTGGCCGCATCCGTCAGGTTTCGGGCGGCAACCCCGCCGTGCTGGTGTGCGTGGCCGGATGCGTGGCCCAGCAACTTGGCGAAAGCATCTTTGAAAAAGAAAGCCAGGTGCGCCTTGTGGCGGGCAGCGACGGCATAGGCAATGCCCCTCAGGCCATTGAGCGCCTGCTGGAAAACCCCGCGCAGCGCCTCTCCCTGCTTGATTTTACAAGCCAGTATGTGGAGCGCGAAGGCACAACCGAACCCGGCGTGGTCAGCGGTTCCGTAGCCTACGCCAATATCATGCAGGGGTGCGACAATTTCTGCGCCTACTGCATTGTGCCCTTCACCCGGGGCCGCCAGAAATCGCGCAGCAGTACGGCCATTCTTGACGAATGCAAGGCGCTGATCGACAACGGCGCGAGAGAAATCACCCTGCTTGGGCAGAACGTCAACGCATTCGGGCAGGATAAAAGCGGCGACGGCACAAGCTTTGCCGCCCTGCTGCGCAAGGTTGCCGCCCTGCCGGGCCTTGAGCGCCTGCGCTACGTTACCCCGCATCCCAAGGATATGGGGCCGGAAGATATCGCCGCCTTTGCGGAGCTGCCCCAGCTCTGCCCCCGCTTGCACCTGCCCATGCAGGCAGGCTCGGACGCGGTGCTGACCCGCATGAAACGCCGCTACGACAGCGGGGCCTTTCTTGATCTGGTGGAACGCCTGCGCGCAGCCCGGCCCGATCTGGCCCTCTCCACTGATCTTATTGTGGGCTTTCCCGGTGAAAGCGAGCAGGATTTTCAGGACACGTTGCAGATGATGCGCGCCAGCAACTTCATGTCCAGCTTCTCCTTTTGTTACTCAGACAGGCCAGGAACGCGGGCCTCGCTGTTCCCCGACAAAATCCCCGCCGATGTTGCCCAGGACAGGCTGTTGCGCCTCCAGGCCCTTCAGGATGAACTTGGCGCGCGCTGGTTGCAGCAGCGGGTAGGCGGCGAAACCACCCTGCTGATCGAAAACCGCAGCCCCAAGGAAGGCCAGGGGCCGGAGCCAAGCTGGCAAGGTCGCGACCCCTACGGCGCGCCCGTGCATGTGGAGCTGCCGCCGCAAGTGGATCACACGGGCCGCATGGTGCGGGTGAGGATTACAGAGGCCAAAAAGCACAGCCTCATGGCCCAACGATTGGGGGAACCATGGTAG
- a CDS encoding bifunctional nuclease family protein: MVEMRVFGLTIDPQSKTPIVVLREASGDAVLPVWVGAMEAMAISLVLNNENLPRPLTHDLFLMTLKAFKAELRRVEINDLREGTFYAVLVLSGPEGRTRVDCRPSDAIALAMRAGAPILVEEEVLRLSAEEQQRAEQSTAVEVTTPTPDAATDMVRRVGAQKEADMLGGALLRHGELPPSLSADEETRYREMLRSLDPISRRKM; encoded by the coding sequence ATGGTAGAAATGCGCGTTTTCGGGCTCACCATCGACCCGCAGAGCAAAACGCCCATCGTGGTGTTGCGCGAAGCCAGCGGCGATGCCGTGCTGCCCGTCTGGGTGGGAGCCATGGAGGCCATGGCCATTTCTCTGGTGCTCAACAACGAAAATCTGCCCCGCCCGCTCACGCACGACCTGTTTCTCATGACGCTCAAAGCCTTTAAGGCCGAACTGCGGCGCGTGGAGATCAACGACCTGCGCGAAGGCACTTTCTACGCGGTGCTTGTACTTTCCGGCCCGGAAGGCAGAACGCGAGTGGACTGCCGCCCCTCGGACGCCATTGCCCTGGCCATGCGCGCAGGGGCACCCATTCTTGTGGAAGAAGAAGTACTGCGCCTTTCTGCCGAAGAGCAGCAACGGGCAGAACAAAGCACTGCCGTGGAAGTTACCACGCCGACTCCTGATGCCGCCACTGACATGGTGCGCCGCGTTGGTGCCCAAAAAGAGGCGGATATGCTGGGCGGCGCCCTGCTGCGCCACGGTGAGCTGCCCCCCTCCCTCTCTGCGGATGAAGAAACCCGATACCGCGAGATGCTGCGTTCTCTTGATCCGATTTCACGCCGAAAGATGTAA
- a CDS encoding response regulator, which yields MTRPRQIHVLLLSESESMAALDRRALREVGVDRTEGLTSGVAAARMLAGLDEFPPSFKPDVVICSQRLSDMDGEQFCAILRLHPLLLDMPVLLILPHDSEVEQLRTLGCGASALISRPYSFSQLKAHLDFLANSRSSLDDLEKAAHLADTRAFDEAVATYGILLKPIRQPEDYFRVGMQCLEQRKWNSAINAFQRAMRGALIQGKAELGMAAAWKGKGDMARYRHYLSLAAATFVRARQWNRARAVYARMLQEDPAARSPFLSEALQQIRQGNFDFAAGILAQGYEITPREQISERMAQICLATDTPDDMLKSMEACLEQALGADAEALSAEIRTTLEALTREAEAKKLEDAAERQWRAGRQAARERGDAEGAPAEWANDPLMQVGQAQMGNAQANQAQAAGTAPQAGARQRGQVGIALADEDEPDMPSQQGSAAKSGNLRAGQGASSPVIPLWGEHEGAAQSTQNTRTAQDAQPAISGNTPIPPLLDPLARGKSSGSLIGGKSSLTDMMSIVKFTWKQAFRK from the coding sequence ATGACCCGCCCACGGCAGATCCATGTTCTTCTTCTCAGCGAAAGCGAATCAATGGCCGCTCTGGACAGACGCGCTCTGCGCGAAGTCGGGGTTGACCGCACTGAAGGTCTGACCTCCGGCGTGGCGGCAGCCCGCATGCTGGCTGGCCTTGACGAATTTCCCCCTTCTTTCAAGCCCGATGTGGTCATCTGCTCGCAGCGTCTTTCTGATATGGACGGCGAACAGTTTTGCGCCATTTTGCGTCTGCACCCCCTGCTGCTCGACATGCCCGTGCTGCTGATTCTGCCCCACGACAGCGAGGTGGAGCAGCTCCGCACTCTCGGCTGCGGTGCAAGCGCCCTCATATCAAGGCCTTACTCGTTCAGCCAGCTCAAGGCCCATCTTGATTTTCTGGCCAACTCGCGTTCTTCGCTTGATGATCTGGAAAAAGCCGCCCACCTTGCAGACACCAGAGCCTTTGACGAAGCCGTGGCCACCTACGGCATCCTGCTCAAGCCCATTCGCCAGCCCGAAGACTATTTTCGCGTGGGCATGCAGTGCCTTGAACAACGCAAATGGAACAGCGCCATCAATGCCTTCCAGCGGGCCATGCGCGGCGCGCTTATTCAGGGCAAGGCGGAGCTGGGCATGGCCGCGGCGTGGAAGGGCAAGGGCGACATGGCCCGCTACCGCCACTATCTTTCGCTGGCGGCAGCCACATTTGTGCGCGCGCGGCAGTGGAACCGCGCCCGCGCGGTTTATGCCCGCATGCTTCAGGAAGATCCCGCAGCGCGAAGCCCGTTTTTGTCCGAGGCCTTGCAGCAGATACGCCAGGGCAACTTTGATTTTGCAGCAGGAATTTTGGCTCAGGGGTACGAAATCACCCCCAGAGAACAGATCAGTGAGCGCATGGCTCAGATATGCCTTGCAACAGATACCCCGGACGACATGCTGAAAAGCATGGAAGCCTGCCTTGAACAGGCCCTGGGCGCTGACGCCGAAGCCTTGAGCGCAGAAATCCGCACCACGCTTGAAGCCCTGACCCGCGAGGCCGAGGCCAAAAAGCTTGAAGACGCGGCAGAACGCCAGTGGCGGGCAGGCCGTCAGGCCGCCAGGGAGCGTGGGGACGCAGAAGGCGCGCCCGCAGAATGGGCAAATGACCCCTTGATGCAGGTGGGTCAGGCTCAAATGGGCAATGCGCAGGCCAATCAGGCACAGGCCGCAGGCACAGCCCCCCAGGCTGGAGCACGGCAACGCGGGCAAGTTGGCATTGCCCTTGCCGACGAGGACGAACCGGATATGCCCTCCCAGCAGGGTTCTGCCGCCAAATCAGGCAATCTGCGCGCCGGGCAGGGTGCATCCTCGCCAGTCATCCCCTTGTGGGGTGAGCACGAGGGCGCAGCCCAATCAACGCAGAACACCCGCACCGCACAAGACGCACAGCCTGCCATTTCAGGCAATACCCCCATCCCGCCGCTGCTTGACCCGCTCGCGCGCGGCAAGAGCTCCGGAAGCCTGATTGGCGGCAAGAGCAGCCTCACGGACATGATGTCCATAGTAAAATTTACCTGGAAGCAGGCCTTCCGTAAATAA
- a CDS encoding MATE family efflux transporter gives MFEKIFSLSEARRFYAVGLPIFIAQLSQTGMTFADTAMSGLYSAQALAAVAVAGSIWAPVALLGIGCLLALSPLSAQFVGSGRPDRAAHLLRQGLWLTLGLSVVLVSFYYAVSFHLDLFGLEPALADMAGAYLRAIMWGLPGFLLFVNLRSFLEGFSRTRPAMVIGLLGLALNVPCNYVFIYGKFGLPELGGVGCGVASAISFWFMGLCMLYYLRRDPQYKCLGPVFAPLFRGGSAEEPRFDGALVLRVFRIGFPGALALFFEVSLFALSAILLAPLGTVMVAGHQIALNFGALVFMVPLSISMTATIRVGRYLGAQQAERAKIVARTALTLSVVFALLIATLTVLFRHSIVAIYTQDAAVAALAMQLLLYQAAYQIVDGLQVTGIGILRGHNDTRIISVICFAAYWIIGLPLGFALARTNLLVPSMGAAGFWIAYIVALGFGAACYLWRVRHLHSLTTEDMLQRVKR, from the coding sequence ATGTTTGAAAAAATATTCTCCCTTTCAGAGGCCCGCCGTTTTTATGCGGTGGGGCTGCCCATCTTCATTGCCCAGCTTTCGCAAACGGGCATGACCTTTGCCGATACTGCCATGAGCGGGCTCTACAGCGCTCAGGCTCTGGCCGCTGTGGCCGTTGCGGGTTCCATATGGGCCCCTGTGGCCCTGCTTGGCATTGGCTGCCTGCTGGCGCTCTCTCCCCTGAGTGCGCAATTTGTTGGCTCCGGACGGCCTGACCGAGCGGCGCACCTGCTGCGGCAGGGCCTGTGGCTTACTCTTGGCCTGAGCGTTGTGCTGGTGAGCTTTTATTACGCAGTTTCGTTCCATCTGGACCTTTTTGGGCTTGAGCCCGCGCTTGCTGACATGGCAGGGGCGTACCTGCGCGCCATCATGTGGGGTTTGCCGGGTTTTCTGCTTTTTGTGAATCTGCGCAGCTTTCTTGAGGGCTTTTCCCGCACTCGTCCCGCCATGGTCATAGGCCTGCTCGGGCTGGCGCTCAATGTTCCCTGCAACTACGTATTCATTTACGGCAAGTTCGGTTTGCCGGAGCTTGGCGGCGTGGGCTGCGGCGTGGCCTCTGCCATCAGCTTCTGGTTTATGGGCCTGTGCATGTTGTATTATCTGCGCCGCGACCCGCAGTATAAATGCCTGGGGCCGGTGTTTGCTCCCCTGTTCCGTGGCGGCAGCGCAGAAGAGCCGCGCTTTGATGGTGCGCTGGTCTTGCGGGTGTTCCGCATTGGCTTTCCCGGCGCGCTGGCCCTGTTTTTTGAAGTTTCGCTCTTTGCCCTCAGCGCTATTCTGCTTGCTCCTTTGGGTACGGTCATGGTGGCTGGGCATCAGATTGCCCTTAACTTTGGGGCGCTGGTGTTCATGGTGCCGCTTTCCATCAGCATGACGGCCACCATACGCGTTGGCCGCTACCTTGGGGCGCAGCAGGCCGAGCGCGCTAAAATTGTGGCCCGCACGGCCCTGACCCTGAGCGTTGTTTTTGCGCTGCTCATTGCTACGCTTACAGTGCTGTTCCGACATAGTATTGTGGCCATTTATACCCAGGATGCGGCGGTGGCCGCCCTGGCCATGCAACTCCTGCTTTATCAGGCCGCTTACCAGATTGTGGACGGCTTGCAGGTGACGGGCATCGGCATTCTGCGCGGGCATAATGATACGCGGATTATTTCTGTCATCTGCTTTGCAGCCTACTGGATTATCGGGCTGCCCTTGGGTTTTGCGCTGGCGCGTACAAATCTTCTGGTCCCCTCAATGGGTGCGGCAGGCTTTTGGATTGCCTACATCGTGGCCCTGGGATTCGGGGCGGCATGTTACCTCTGGCGGGTGCGGCATCTGCACTCGCTCACAACCGAAGACATGCTCCAGCGCGTGAAGCGTTAG